DNA sequence from the Phycisphaerales bacterium genome:
TTCGACAGAAACAACCGTCGACAACGTACTGCCTGACGGCGCCGCCCAAACATACTGGCGTTGAGCATCTTCGAGGACTGCTGTCTTTCCATCAGCAGCCAGCTTGAGCCGCATCTCATTGATCACTGCTTCACGTACGGGCCCATACAACTCTTCTTTGGGCTCAGGCCATGGCACTGCATCATTGGTTGATGCTTTATAGAGCCAATATCCCTGCCCAGAACCAGCAAGAATGTGACGCCCATCGGCGACCGCATAAGCAAGGCCTCCAGGCGAACGCACCACATTGAAAAAAGTATCTCCAGGGCCAAGCTCATCGGTACCAAAGCGATAAAGGCTTCGACCAAACGAACCAACCACCGCAATATAATTATCTGCAACCGGCATGATGTCTCGCGCGCCACGGACAGGTATATGGCTCTGACGGATTAAGTTGTCACCTCGCAAACGAAAAACGTCAATACCACCATCGCCAACCACCCAAATGGAGTTATCAAAGAACCGAACTGAGTAAACTCGGCCGAGATGAAACAACGTTGCATTACCGCTTGTCGATAGATCTCCGCTACCAGGCACACCGCCAGCATCGTGTACTTCTCGCATGCCCTCAGACATCACTCCAACAAGGCTTCCTTGACGACCTTCACGAACAAAAAGGAAACGGCGCTTTGGATCAAGAACGCCTGGCAGACGATACAGCTGAGTCGCGGATCCGAGGTAGGTCCCATTTTCTGCATCAACAATACGACGGCCAACACAGACCACTGCCCGACCATCCACAAAAACCATCCTGCTTGAGCAACCCTCTAGCGACTGCACCTGACTACCACTGGCAGCTTCATCAATTCGACGGACGCCTTCGTCCCCCGAAACCCACACTTGATTGCCGCGCGTTGTGAGGTAGCGAGGCCTCAAACCCAACTTTTCTTTATCAATCCGCGTCAAAATTTTTGCTTTACGAGGGTTGGCGACATCAACCTCAATCACCGATACGCCATCCATGACCACCCACAATCGATCATCGACAATGACCATATCCACTGCCTGCGACCACAAACCTGGCTCAGATAATGAGATTGTTGCAATTTTCACTGCTGTCACAGGATCAATGATCAACAAATCACTACCTGCCAACTGGAGCCAAAACGCGCGATGCATTTCTGCACGATGGTGGTTACCACCTGCAGTATTTGTCACATGAAGGTCTCTACCTTGATCAAGGTTGTTCCTGGAGGTCTGTGCACAACCCATCACCAGCAAGAACACCAAAAGAGTTACGATATGGGCTGCCCTATTCATCATCTCAGGATACCATCATCAACACGTCCTGATCTAATTGCACATACTTCAATCTGGAGATCTCAATGACAATCCCCTCTCACCGACTATCTCCATCAGATTCTATCGGTGCTCAAGACATGCCAGAGGTCACGCTGGTCTTTAGTCGCCATCGCAATGACCCTGCTTTTTTAAAGGTCCAACTGGGAGATCTCAAACTGGGGAAAGTACACGAGAGCGAAATCGCTGACATGAATTTGACCAACCGAACGGTCTACAAAGGCGAAGAATTCGAAAAGATCAAGCTCTTGATTACGCGTCGCCAAGTTCGGCACAAGTCCATGGCACTACTCGCAAGAAAACCATGGTCAACCAATGCTTTGAGTGACAGGCTGAAAGAGAATTCCTTTGATCCACAAGCAGTCGAAATGGAGATCGCCTACCTCTCTGAAGAGGGTTGGCTCGATGATCAGAAATCTGCTGGACTGATACTCGAATCGCTCACCGAAAAGAATCCGACGAGTCGCACATTGGCTGAAAAGAAACTTAAAGAAAAGGGGTTTGATGAAGAGGCAATCTCTACCGCCCTTGATCATTACTACGCCAAAGTTGATCTTCCCGAAATACTGAAGAATATGGCCATTGAGCGACGAGCATTATTACTTAAGACACACCCCGACTTGTCGGCACAAAAACAAGCGCAACGCATCGCCAGCCAAATCGAAAGGCGTGGGTTCGACGCAGAAAGCATACAAACCGCAATGTCACAAGCTGGGTTTGAACTCGAAGAGCCAATGAGCGACGCTTAAGAAAAATAAAACAGGACACTTTCAAAAGTGATATAGGCCCTTGGAAATGTCAGCAAAACCACTGGAAATAATACCTTCTGATGTAGCTCGATTGATACAAGATGACACCACACTGGTCATGCTTGATTGCCGGACCGACGAAGAACGCCGTATTGCAACCATTGATCAGAGCACCCATATCCCCATGAACGAGATACCGGATCGTATTGATGAGCTGAGTCCATACATGGATGCGCCAATGATTGTGTATTGCCATGGCGGCAAGCGATCATTGGCAGTCACCGCTCTACTCCGCACCAAGGGTTTCAAGAACGCCCAGTCACTTTGTGGAGGCATCGATCGCTGGTCACAAGAAGTTGATTCCTCGATCCCTCAATACTGACCACTCGATAGCAAGATCGCTGCGACAGAGAATCAATCACCATGCTTCGCTACCGACTCATCACTGGACCAATCCTGATTATTGCGTTGCTTGGCGTTGTTTGGTTTGACTGGGCCATGCAGTGCCAAAACGCACCTCCAGGGCTTGTGCTGTATCTGCTTGCGGTGCTCGTGACACCTCTTGCAGCCCATGAATTCACAACCTTGCTCCGCGCGACTGGACTAAAAGCTCAAACCTGGCTGAATACCACCGTGGCATGGATGGGCCTCAGCCTCACTTTCTGGTGGCCCCACGGCATTGATTCGGCCAATGGTGTCGCCCTCATTGTGTCCATCATGGCATTGATTTCTGTCGTGAGCGCGATCACCTTTACAAGAGGACAAACGACCGAAGGTGTCATTGCGAGCATTGGCGGAACATTATTCGTATTTGCCTACCTTGGCTGTCTCGCTGGGCTTCTGCTGGCAATTGCACACGGACACTCCGCCTGGTGGGTTGCTGGCGTGGTAGCCATTACCAAAGCATGTGACTCAGGGGCCTACTTCACGGGCCGAGCCCTTGGAAGACACAAAATGATCCCCTGGCTAAGTCCTGGTAAGACCTGGGAAGGCGCCATTGGCGGCGTCTTGGCGGCGATTGGCGTTGCAGCACTCCTGATCGCGGCCAATGATGCCTGGCTGGATACCCCACTGCCTTGGTGGATGATTCCTGCACTTGGCTTGGGGCTTGCTATCTCTGGACAACTTGGCGATCTCATGATGAGCCTCCTAAAGCGAGGGGCGAGGCTCAAGGACAGCTCGAACATTCTGCCCGGACTTGGTGGACTGCTCGATGTCCTCGATTCACCCTTACTCGTTGCTCCAGTGGCCTATTGGCTTCTGACCGGCTTTTAGATTTCTCCTAAAAACTTTCTTGGCGCGTTCTTGACACGCCTTGTATTGTCCCCATGGCATCTAGGATGCTAGACTTATGGGTCTACACGCAGCGTGCGTGGTATTTGTTTTGACGCCGCTCACAACTGGAGCTCTACATGCCACTGATGGAAGATCTGCTGAAGCTCAACGATGTTGATCGAGAGATGCGACAACTGCAGGGGCAACTTAATACCGCAACACGCTACTTCAATACCCAACAGCAAAAAGTAGACGAACTTGAGCAACGCATCCAGGAACTAAAAACACGATGCAAACAGCACCAGGCATCTGCAGGTAATTTTGAGATTGAAGTCCAGGCAATCAATGAGCGGATGGACAAGCTTCGTGAAGAGCTCAATAGCGCCGTCACAAATAAACAATACACAGCATTGCTTGCCGAACTCAACACCATCAAGCTGCAACGCAGTGAAGTTGAAGATCAGATTCTCAAAGAGATGAATGCCATCGAAGAGGCGAATTCTGAAATAGCAGTGCTCAATGAGCAGGCCACAGAACGAACGACTGTACGTGATCGTGCGAAAGACCAACTTGATACACGCAACGATCAACTAAAGTCAGGAATTGATGATCTGAAAACGCGACGAGCAGAAGCAGCCGAAGGCATTGATCCAAAGGCCATTTCCGTCTTCGATGAAGTTGCAGACATGTACGAGGGCGAGGCGATTTCAGAAGTCGCTGAACTCAATCGCCGCCATCGCGAGTATGCGTGTGGCGAATGCAACATCCAAGTACCGTTCGAACAAGTATCACTGCTTCTCAGTGGAAGCAATAGTCTCGTGCGATGCCCTGCATGCTTTCGTATCTTGAGTATTCACGAAGATCTTCGAGTTGGACTCGTTGGCAAGAAGTAGCTCAAGCACGCTCACCATTAATGAACCTAAATGAGCCTTGCGCCGCACATGCGTCTGTCGTGGCTGATATGAATCTGCCTATTTCTCAGGATGCCTCATCTTTGGAACCATCGTCTTGGCGAAGATGCTTTGCCGAAGGAAAAAGATCTGTTTGATTTGGCAGATTTCGTGGCCGGCTCTTGAGCTCTGAGAGCTCTTCTGCAAATTCATCGAGTGAATGAAAGGCGTGATACTCGCTGGCATACCGGATATAGGCGATCTCATCGAGCTCGCGAAGGCGAGCCGCCACCCGTTGACCAATTTCGTCACTTGGCACCTCTTGAGAAAACTCCCTGTGCACAGCCTCCTCGACCGCTTGTGCCAGCGCCTGTTTATCTGCCTCAGGAATAGGCCGCTTGCCGCAGGCTGCCTGGATACCCCCAAGAATGCTCTGCATCTCAAATGGCACGCGAGATCCATCACGCTTGATCACCATCAGTCGGGCAGTCTTCTCTACCCGCTCATAAGTCGTGTACCTCTTGGCACACCCCTCACACTGGCGGCGGCGGCGTACCGTCACGCCTCCATCAGAAGCACGAGAGTCGATGACTCGATCATTATCCTCACCGCAATATGGGCAGATCACAATCGCATCTCCGTTAAAGGACCTTATTCTCTATCCGCTGGCTGGCGTCAATCTCGCCCACTGCTTGCCACCGGGTATGCCATACACTGAACGTCTGTGGTATCTTCAGATCCCAAGAACAGAACGTCAATGGGTAGTATCGACCAATATCGACCCAATCTGATGGTAATCGCCAATACAGCCACTTAACCCTCCTATTACAGTGCCCTAATACCCATGCCAGTCATCACACTGCCAGACGGATCCGAAAGAAGCTTCGATAGCACCACCACCCCATTAGCGGTGGCGGCCGATATTTCGCCCAACCTCGCCAAGGCGAGTATGGGCGCCCGCATTGACGGTGCCCTGTGCGAAGTGAATACACCCATCGAACAAGATGCCAAAATTGAACTCATCACGCTACCAAGAGGCAAGGCGCCACCGAGCGATGATTTGCTCTACCTCATACGCCATAGCTGCGCCCATGTCATGGCGGAAGCAATTGAAAAACTATATCCCGGTGTTCAGTTGGTTTACGGGCCGCCTCTTGACAACGGCTTTTACTACGACATTTCAGTACCACCTGGAACCACAATCAGCAGCGACGACTTTGAAAAGATCGAAAAAGAGATGGCCAAGATCATTGCTGAAGATCGTCCATTTACACGGGTAGAGATGGCCGTTGATGCTGGCATCGAGAAGCTCACTGGGGAGAAAAATAAGTTCAAGCTTGATAATGCCCAAAGAGCGATCGAGGCAGGTTCTGATGAACTGACCTGGTACGTCACAGGAGAGCCTGATCAAAACTGGGAAGATCTCTGCCGAGGGCCGCATGTTCCGACAACTGGAGCCATTGGCGCTTTCAAGATCATGTCATTGGCATCAAGCTACTGGAAGGGCGATGCCAATTCAGACAAACTGACACGGGTCTATGGCACCGCCTTTGCCAATCAAAAGCAGCTCGAAGCACATCTTGAAATGCTTGAAGAAGCAAAACGGCGTGACCACCGTGTATTGGGTCGGCAGCTGGGACTTTTTCAGATCGATGAAATGGTTGGCCAAGGCCTTGTTCTTTGGACACCGAAAGGTGCGGTTCTCCGCAATGAGCTCCAGCGTTTTATTGGCGAGGAACTCAGACGCCAAGGCTATCAAGAGGTCTTCACGCCCCATATTGGAAAACTTGATCTCTACCGCACTTCAGGACACTTCCCCTACTACCAAGATAGCCAGTACCCACCACTGATCGATCAAGAACAGTTAGAGCAACTTGCTGAAGAAGGTTGCTCCTGTGCTGAACTGGCCAACCGAATGCGTGATGGCGATATCGATGGATACTTGCTCAAGCCAATGAACTGCCCCCACCATATTCGCATTTTTGCAGGTGAGCCACGAAGCTATCGTGACCTACCGCTTCGGCTCAACGAGTTCGGAACAGTCTACCGATGGGAACAGTCCGGCGAACTTGGCGGCATGACGCGCGTACGCGGCTTTACCC
Encoded proteins:
- a CDS encoding rhodanese-like domain-containing protein gives rise to the protein MSAKPLEIIPSDVARLIQDDTTLVMLDCRTDEERRIATIDQSTHIPMNEIPDRIDELSPYMDAPMIVYCHGGKRSLAVTALLRTKGFKNAQSLCGGIDRWSQEVDSSIPQY
- the nrdR gene encoding transcriptional regulator NrdR, whose protein sequence is MICPYCGEDNDRVIDSRASDGGVTVRRRRQCEGCAKRYTTYERVEKTARLMVIKRDGSRVPFEMQSILGGIQAACGKRPIPEADKQALAQAVEEAVHREFSQEVPSDEIGQRVAARLRELDEIAYIRYASEYHAFHSLDEFAEELSELKSRPRNLPNQTDLFPSAKHLRQDDGSKDEAS
- a CDS encoding phosphatidate cytidylyltransferase — protein: MLRYRLITGPILIIALLGVVWFDWAMQCQNAPPGLVLYLLAVLVTPLAAHEFTTLLRATGLKAQTWLNTTVAWMGLSLTFWWPHGIDSANGVALIVSIMALISVVSAITFTRGQTTEGVIASIGGTLFVFAYLGCLAGLLLAIAHGHSAWWVAGVVAITKACDSGAYFTGRALGRHKMIPWLSPGKTWEGAIGGVLAAIGVAALLIAANDAWLDTPLPWWMIPALGLGLAISGQLGDLMMSLLKRGARLKDSSNILPGLGGLLDVLDSPLLVAPVAYWLLTGF
- a CDS encoding RecX family transcriptional regulator; the encoded protein is MTIPSHRLSPSDSIGAQDMPEVTLVFSRHRNDPAFLKVQLGDLKLGKVHESEIADMNLTNRTVYKGEEFEKIKLLITRRQVRHKSMALLARKPWSTNALSDRLKENSFDPQAVEMEIAYLSEEGWLDDQKSAGLILESLTEKNPTSRTLAEKKLKEKGFDEEAISTALDHYYAKVDLPEILKNMAIERRALLLKTHPDLSAQKQAQRIASQIERRGFDAESIQTAMSQAGFELEEPMSDA
- the thrS gene encoding threonine--tRNA ligase, which translates into the protein MPVITLPDGSERSFDSTTTPLAVAADISPNLAKASMGARIDGALCEVNTPIEQDAKIELITLPRGKAPPSDDLLYLIRHSCAHVMAEAIEKLYPGVQLVYGPPLDNGFYYDISVPPGTTISSDDFEKIEKEMAKIIAEDRPFTRVEMAVDAGIEKLTGEKNKFKLDNAQRAIEAGSDELTWYVTGEPDQNWEDLCRGPHVPTTGAIGAFKIMSLASSYWKGDANSDKLTRVYGTAFANQKQLEAHLEMLEEAKRRDHRVLGRQLGLFQIDEMVGQGLVLWTPKGAVLRNELQRFIGEELRRQGYQEVFTPHIGKLDLYRTSGHFPYYQDSQYPPLIDQEQLEQLAEEGCSCAELANRMRDGDIDGYLLKPMNCPHHIRIFAGEPRSYRDLPLRLNEFGTVYRWEQSGELGGMTRVRGFTQDDAHLFCTEEQVAEEVAGCLEIVKIIFATLDMTDYRVRVGLRDPDSDKYVGDPANWEKAEQACREAAASLGVPFSEEFGEAAFYGPKIDFVVRDVIGRQWQLGTIQVDYNLPERFDLSYIGADNAKHRPVMIHRAPFGSWERFIGVLIEHFAGSFPTWLSPEQVRVLPISDKSSEYAQTIYAALKNHGVRSTIDESAERIQAKIRNGIDKRIPYLLIVGPRDQAAGTVSVRARGQQGDLGSIPSETFLTNIRKEIESRGQSDVISSCFSKASKGD